The Panacibacter microcysteis genome includes a window with the following:
- a CDS encoding YoaK family protein, with translation MFRHTGKTRTLAHNLKIASLLSFVAGMVNVVGFLAVQRLTTNVTGHFAFLVDEVFRLNFLKALVFFSYIFFFLLGSFVSGVMVEYLQRVNERYEFIVPVIAESLILLVVAVYGPAYATRLPDAIACSLLFAMGMQNSLVTKISNAVVRTTHLTGLFTDLGIELSQLFFYKEAQQKKQLLSSIRLRLTIISFFFTGGIVGGVFYNRFNMHVLLVSVVCLLAGIIYDYFKFKVITIARKLKK, from the coding sequence ATGTTCAGGCATACTGGTAAAACAAGAACATTAGCCCACAATCTTAAAATTGCATCGTTACTTTCTTTTGTTGCAGGCATGGTAAATGTGGTTGGGTTTCTTGCTGTGCAAAGGTTAACAACCAATGTTACCGGGCATTTTGCTTTTTTGGTAGATGAAGTATTCAGGCTAAACTTTTTGAAGGCGCTTGTTTTTTTCTCATATATCTTTTTTTTCCTGCTTGGCTCTTTTGTATCGGGCGTTATGGTGGAGTATCTGCAGCGTGTAAATGAACGCTACGAGTTTATTGTACCGGTTATTGCAGAAAGCCTTATTCTGCTGGTTGTTGCCGTATATGGGCCTGCATATGCAACACGTTTGCCTGATGCAATTGCATGCAGCCTGCTTTTTGCTATGGGTATGCAAAATTCGCTGGTTACAAAAATTTCCAATGCGGTTGTAAGAACCACGCATCTTACGGGTTTGTTTACAGACCTTGGTATTGAGTTATCTCAGTTGTTTTTTTATAAAGAAGCACAACAGAAAAAGCAGTTGCTTTCTTCCATAAGGCTGCGGCTGACGATTATAAGCTTCTTCTTTACCGGTGGTATAGTTGGCGGTGTATTTTACAACCGCTTTAATATGCATGTATTACTGGTAAGCGTTGTTTGCCTGCTGGCAGGTATTATTTATGATTACTTCAAATTCAAAGTAATTACCATTGCCAGAAAGCTGAAGAAGTAA
- a CDS encoding 3-hydroxyacyl-CoA dehydrogenase family protein — MRIIVRSSPQQQEEWLSKPAGAADVSFVYGDDVFNVDADVYVDLLFEEKSALFYPEQKPVFVSAVIKTLEELPANFIRINAWNGFLKRERVEVASSEKNKPIVKKVMDELGWTHTFAPDVAGMIAARTIAMIVNEAYFALEEGVSTKENIDTAMKLGTNYPYGPFEWAQVIGLKKIYMLLIALSVKENRYLTAPIIEQEVFS, encoded by the coding sequence ATGCGTATAATTGTCAGATCCTCCCCGCAGCAGCAGGAAGAATGGTTAAGCAAGCCTGCAGGCGCTGCTGATGTTTCATTTGTGTATGGTGATGATGTATTCAATGTGGACGCTGACGTATATGTTGACCTTTTGTTTGAAGAAAAATCTGCTCTCTTTTACCCGGAGCAAAAACCAGTTTTTGTTAGTGCCGTTATTAAAACATTGGAAGAATTGCCTGCTAACTTTATTCGCATAAACGCATGGAATGGATTTTTGAAGCGGGAACGTGTGGAAGTAGCGAGTTCGGAAAAAAACAAGCCGATCGTAAAAAAAGTTATGGACGAACTTGGCTGGACACATACTTTTGCCCCCGACGTGGCGGGGATGATAGCGGCCAGAACAATTGCAATGATTGTAAATGAAGCATATTTTGCCCTGGAAGAGGGCGTAAGCACAAAAGAAAACATAGATACAGCAATGAAGCTTGGCACCAATTATCCATACGGGCCGTTTGAATGGGCGCAGGTGATTGGGTTAAAAAAAATTTATATGTTACTTATTGCGCTTTCTGTTAAGGAAAATAGGTACCTTACAGCACCAATAATTGAACAGGAGGTGTTTTCTTAA
- a CDS encoding RidA family protein — protein MSKQIINTTNAPAPIGPYNQSVKAGGLLFISGQIPMHPETSEIVSGDIIAETTQVMKNLEAILAEAKLTFEHVVKTTIFLTDMGLFTAVNGVYGSFFNGDYPARETVAVKALPRNVNVEISMIATVAL, from the coding sequence ATGAGCAAACAAATCATAAATACCACCAATGCACCCGCTCCCATCGGCCCTTATAACCAATCTGTAAAAGCCGGCGGGCTGCTGTTTATCAGCGGACAAATTCCTATGCACCCGGAAACAAGTGAAATTGTAAGTGGCGACATCATTGCAGAAACAACACAGGTAATGAAAAACCTGGAAGCTATTTTAGCTGAAGCCAAACTAACCTTTGAGCATGTAGTAAAGACAACAATTTTCCTGACTGATATGGGTTTGTTTACTGCTGTAAATGGCGTGTACGGATCATTCTTTAACGGCGATTACCCAGCCAGGGAAACAGTAGCAGTAAAAGCGCTGCCACGCAATGTAAATGTGGAGATCAGTATGATTGCAACGGTAGCATTATAG
- a CDS encoding glycerol-3-phosphate dehydrogenase/oxidase, whose amino-acid sequence MNRNNMLQQLQQTSEWDIVIIGGGATGLGAAVDAATRGYKTLLLEAYDFGKGTSSRSTKLVHGGVRYLAQGNIKLVMEALRERGYLLKNAPHITAPAPFIVPVYKWFDKFFYGVGLKMYDILAGKLSLGKTQLLSKKATLEKLPGINPKNLKGGILYFDGQFDDARLATDLASTAAKHNAVIINYCEVTALDKTGGKINSVSFEDILNNVSYTVKTKVVINATGVFTDDIMQMDDPENEMLVLPSQGIHLVVDKQFFPGENALMIPKTDDGRVLFAVPWHNKVVLGTTDTPVDNISFEPVPLEEEIVFVLQHANRYLSRQIERSDVRSAFAGLRPLVKQKGAKSTSMVSRDHTIIVSTSNLVTITGGKWTTYRRMAEDVVNNAAFAAKLPKKACITKTLVIGNSNAGKGTGFLQREYALTDDEIVRMTQEEMAMTVDDILARRTRILLLDAKKAMAMAPHVARIMAGVLAKDEEWINNQVEDFLQLANNYTI is encoded by the coding sequence ATGAACAGGAACAACATGTTGCAGCAATTGCAACAAACTTCAGAATGGGATATTGTAATCATCGGCGGCGGCGCTACCGGTCTTGGCGCAGCAGTTGATGCGGCCACACGTGGTTATAAAACTCTCTTGCTGGAAGCCTACGATTTTGGCAAAGGCACTTCCAGCCGCTCTACCAAACTGGTGCATGGAGGTGTAAGATATCTTGCACAGGGTAATATAAAACTGGTAATGGAAGCATTACGGGAAAGAGGTTACCTGCTAAAAAATGCACCGCACATTACAGCCCCGGCACCTTTTATTGTACCCGTATACAAGTGGTTTGATAAATTCTTTTACGGCGTCGGACTTAAAATGTATGATATTCTTGCAGGCAAACTAAGCCTCGGCAAAACACAACTGCTCAGTAAAAAAGCCACGCTTGAAAAACTGCCTGGTATCAATCCAAAAAATCTTAAGGGCGGCATTTTATATTTTGACGGACAGTTTGATGATGCAAGACTTGCAACCGACCTGGCCTCTACAGCCGCAAAACACAATGCTGTAATCATCAACTATTGCGAGGTTACCGCGCTTGATAAAACCGGCGGAAAAATAAACAGCGTAAGTTTTGAAGATATACTAAACAATGTCTCCTACACCGTTAAAACAAAAGTTGTCATCAATGCAACAGGCGTTTTTACAGATGACATTATGCAAATGGATGATCCGGAAAACGAAATGCTTGTTCTGCCATCACAGGGCATTCATCTTGTTGTAGACAAACAATTTTTTCCTGGTGAGAATGCATTGATGATACCTAAAACAGACGACGGACGTGTACTCTTTGCCGTACCATGGCATAATAAAGTTGTACTTGGCACAACAGACACGCCTGTAGACAACATAAGTTTTGAGCCTGTGCCGCTGGAAGAAGAAATTGTCTTTGTACTGCAACACGCCAATCGCTATTTGTCGCGGCAAATAGAACGCAGCGATGTACGAAGCGCCTTTGCGGGTTTACGGCCGCTGGTGAAACAAAAAGGGGCAAAAAGCACTTCTATGGTAAGCAGGGACCATACCATCATTGTTTCTACATCCAACCTTGTAACGATTACCGGTGGTAAATGGACAACGTACCGGCGAATGGCAGAAGATGTGGTTAACAACGCTGCATTTGCTGCTAAACTTCCTAAAAAAGCATGCATAACAAAAACACTTGTTATCGGCAACAGTAATGCGGGTAAGGGAACAGGCTTTCTTCAAAGAGAATATGCACTTACAGATGATGAGATCGTGCGTATGACACAGGAAGAAATGGCCATGACTGTAGATGATATCCTGGCAAGAAGGACAAGAATTTTATTGCTCGACGCAAAAAAAGCCATGGCTATGGCACCCCATGTAGCACGTATTATGGCCGGTGTGCTTGCCAAAGATGAAGAATGGATAAACAACCAGGTGGAAGACTTTTTACAACTGGCTAATAATTATACCATCTAA
- a CDS encoding YidH family protein: MDNNTDIAAKKTAGPADHLANERTFLAWIRTSIALMGFGFVIVKFALFIKQIGIVLGEKTNSAVSTGRGYSVIIGVIMVALGAIMAVLAFWRYRAIEKQLKSGSFFPSQWLSVVVTISIVAGSILLVIYLLPNIK; the protein is encoded by the coding sequence ATGGATAATAATACTGATATAGCCGCAAAAAAAACTGCTGGTCCTGCAGATCACCTCGCCAATGAACGAACATTTCTGGCCTGGATAAGAACAAGCATAGCATTGATGGGTTTTGGTTTTGTTATTGTAAAGTTTGCGTTGTTTATAAAACAGATTGGTATTGTGCTGGGCGAAAAAACGAATAGCGCGGTTAGCACCGGCAGGGGCTACTCGGTAATTATTGGTGTCATTATGGTAGCATTGGGTGCTATTATGGCCGTACTGGCTTTCTGGCGTTACCGTGCTATTGAAAAGCAACTAAAGAGCGGTTCTTTTTTTCCTTCGCAATGGCTAAGTGTAGTGGTTACTATAAGCATTGTTGCAGGCAGCATTTTGTTGGTAATTTACCTGTTGCCAAATATAAAATAA
- the tsaB gene encoding tRNA (adenosine(37)-N6)-threonylcarbamoyltransferase complex dimerization subunit type 1 TsaB, translating into MALLLSIDTATGYAGVCISENAYILALEESRDQKNHGAFLQPAIASLRNYTGVDLNMLDAVAVTAGPGSYTGLRVGLATAKGLCYALQKPLIMINTLEVMAQAVIETGEIIDTQNVVYCPMIDARRMEVFTALFDSSLNYIRQACAMILSEIPPDFFPPHTHIVFSGSGSNKLKQLEVKMHTSFSPVEHTIRQTAVLGHKAFDKQLFNNLAYSEPVYVKEFFTHQSVPKT; encoded by the coding sequence TTGGCTTTATTACTAAGCATAGATACCGCTACAGGCTATGCCGGTGTTTGTATTAGCGAAAATGCATATATATTAGCATTGGAGGAGAGTCGTGATCAAAAAAATCATGGCGCTTTTTTACAACCGGCAATTGCATCACTACGTAATTATACAGGAGTTGATTTAAACATGCTTGATGCCGTTGCTGTAACAGCCGGTCCGGGTAGCTATACAGGGTTACGTGTAGGCCTGGCAACTGCAAAAGGGTTATGCTACGCCTTGCAAAAGCCTTTGATCATGATCAACACACTGGAGGTAATGGCGCAGGCGGTAATTGAAACAGGCGAGATTATTGATACACAAAATGTGGTTTATTGCCCCATGATTGACGCAAGACGCATGGAGGTTTTTACAGCATTGTTTGACAGTTCTTTGAATTACATCCGGCAGGCCTGTGCAATGATTTTAAGTGAAATTCCGCCGGATTTTTTTCCGCCGCATACGCACATAGTTTTTAGCGGCAGCGGAAGCAATAAATTAAAGCAATTGGAAGTTAAAATGCATACATCATTTTCGCCGGTTGAGCACACTATACGGCAAACAGCCGTTTTGGGCCACAAAGCATTTGATAAACAACTATTTAATAACCTGGCATACAGTGAGCCGGTGTACGTAAAGGAGTTCTTTACACATCAATCAGTGCCAAAAACTTAA
- a CDS encoding ArsR/SmtB family transcription factor produces MKKAMLILRALNHKLRQQILKLLDEKRKVTVTEIYIELRLEQSVTSQHLAILRRAGLVVALREGKFIYYAVNYKRIKEVNNFVEQLVG; encoded by the coding sequence ATGAAAAAAGCAATGCTCATTCTACGGGCATTGAATCACAAACTGAGGCAACAAATTTTAAAGTTGCTGGACGAAAAACGAAAAGTAACCGTAACAGAAATCTACATTGAGTTACGACTCGAGCAGTCAGTTACCTCACAACACCTCGCTATTCTAAGAAGAGCAGGTTTGGTAGTTGCACTCCGGGAGGGAAAATTTATTTACTACGCTGTTAATTACAAGCGTATTAAAGAAGTGAACAACTTTGTAGAACAACTCGTGGGTTAA
- a CDS encoding MIP/aquaporin family protein → MSPFIAEAVGTAILLILGDGVVANVILTRTKGFNGGLISITIGWCMAVFVGVYVSAAASGAHLNPAVTIALAYAGKFDWALVPQYLAAQMIGAMTGAFLVWVAYKQHFDETPDPDVKLGVFCTAPAKRHSMHNFITEFIGTFVFMFAVLSISKASSSLGSLDALPVALVVLAIGLSLGGPTGYAINPARDLGPRIMHFLLPIKNKRDSDWSYSWIPVVAPIAGAMAAVLLYNALV, encoded by the coding sequence ATGTCACCATTTATTGCAGAAGCGGTGGGCACCGCCATTTTACTTATCCTTGGCGATGGCGTTGTTGCCAATGTTATACTTACCCGGACAAAGGGTTTCAACGGTGGCCTTATTTCTATAACGATTGGCTGGTGTATGGCCGTATTTGTTGGTGTGTATGTTTCTGCAGCAGCCAGTGGTGCGCATTTAAATCCTGCTGTAACCATTGCACTGGCATATGCAGGAAAGTTTGACTGGGCGCTGGTGCCGCAATACCTGGCAGCGCAAATGATTGGTGCAATGACCGGTGCTTTTCTTGTATGGGTTGCTTATAAGCAGCATTTTGATGAAACACCAGACCCGGATGTAAAACTGGGCGTATTTTGTACTGCACCGGCCAAACGGCATTCGATGCATAATTTTATAACGGAGTTTATCGGAACATTTGTTTTTATGTTTGCGGTGTTGTCTATAAGCAAGGCTTCTTCAAGTCTTGGTTCTTTAGATGCTTTACCTGTTGCGTTGGTTGTACTGGCAATTGGTTTAAGCCTGGGCGGGCCTACAGGCTATGCTATAAACCCTGCACGTGACCTGGGGCCACGCATTATGCATTTTCTGCTACCTATTAAAAACAAGCGGGACAGCGACTGGAGTTACAGCTGGATACCGGTTGTTGCGCCTATCGCAGGTGCCATGGCTGCTGTACTGCTGTATAATGCGCTGGTATAA